From a single Rutidosis leptorrhynchoides isolate AG116_Rl617_1_P2 chromosome 5, CSIRO_AGI_Rlap_v1, whole genome shotgun sequence genomic region:
- the LOC139847596 gene encoding uncharacterized mitochondrial protein AtMg00810-like: MHQPPGFRDPRYPDHVCLLQKSLYGLKQAPRAWFQRFAGYAQWIRFHHSHCDTSLFIYRHGSNTAYLFLYVDDIILTTSSTSLLQQIIASLHREFDMTDLGPLNYFLGISATRTTAGLFLSQKQYATEILERTDMATCHPCRTPIEPGAKLTTHGHPVKDPTLYRSLVGALQYLTFTLPDITYDVQQNCLFMHDPREQHLHTLKRILRYIQGTTDLGLQLYASSPTTLVAYSDADWVGCPTTRRSTSGYCVFLGNNLLSWSSKRQLTPSRSSAEAEYRGVTNTVAETCWIRNLLRELHCPLTSATLIYCDNVSSVYLSSNPVQHQRTKHIEIDIHFVRDLVAQGQVCVLHVPSRYQFADIFTKGLPYALFDDF, encoded by the coding sequence ATGCACCAGCCTCCAGGTTTTCGAGATCCTAGATACCCTGATCATGTATGTCTTTTGCAGAAATCTTTGTATGGCCTCAAACAAGCACCTCGAGCTTGGTTTCAGCGATTTGCAGGGTATGCTCAGTGGATTAGATTTCATCATAGCCATTGTGACACATCTTTATTTATCTATCGCCATGGCTCCAACACCGCTTACTTGTTCctctatgttgatgacattatcttGACTACATCTTCCACAAGTTTGCTTCAGCAGATTATCGCCTCTCTGCACAGAGAATTTGACATGACTGATTTAGGGCCACTGAACTATTTTTTGGGTATCTCCGCCACTCGCACCACCGCTGGATTATTTCTGTCTCAGAAACAGTACGCCACAGAGATTCTTGAGCGTACTGATATGGCCACATGTCACCCATGTAGGACCCCGATCGAACCAGGGGCTAAACTCACTACTCACGGTCATCCCGTGAAGGACCCGACTTTATACCGCAGCCTTGTAGGTGCATTACAGTATCTGACCTTCACTCTGCCTGACATCACTTATGATGTTCAACAGAATTGTCTCTTCATGCACGATCCACGAGAGCAACACCTTCACACTCTCAAGCGGATCTTACGATATATTCAGGGTACTACAGATCTTGGTTTACAGTTGTACGCATCATCACCCACCACTTTGGTTGCCTACTCTGACGCTGATTGGGTTGGCTGCCCCACCACCAGACGCTCTACATCTGGTTATTGTGTGTTCCTTGGAAACAACTTGCTATCATGGTCGTCTAAacgacaactcacaccttctcgatCTAGTGCTGAGGCCGAGTACCGTGGTGTGACCAACACCGTTGCTGAGACATGCTGGATACGTAACCTTCTTCGTGAGCTGCATTGTCCTCTTACTTCAGCTACACTCATCTACTGCGACAACGTCAGCTCCGTCTATCTCTCATCCAATCCAGTTCAACATCAGCGAACCAAACACATCGAGATTGACATTCACTTCGTTAGAGATTTGGTTGCTCAGGGACAGGTCTGTGTTCTACATGTGCCTTCGAGATATCAGTTTGCGGACATCTTCACTAAAGGTCTCCCGTATGCATTGTTTGATGACTTCTGA